The following proteins are co-located in the Telopea speciosissima isolate NSW1024214 ecotype Mountain lineage chromosome 9, Tspe_v1, whole genome shotgun sequence genome:
- the LOC122640133 gene encoding clavaminate synthase-like protein At3g21360 has product MEFVEGTIEEEKKFGGLVFPKTLNPPKNDGDQGVEYGSSELIEMVKAKREWLEELLQRHSAILFRGFRVDSAEEFGRVVEGFGWEEMEYWGVASRFKVAHRVHTTNESPPDKFITFHHEMSLIKDCPSKLFFFCSQPPPIGGETSIVPSSIVVEKMEEKLPEFVADLMEKGCVFGRSLPKGNDTNIISGRSWKWFLQTEDQDEAKQRATERLRSCSINFNKDGSADLVFGPLNPIQELEGKRVWFNTILGYTSNEKDMKVSFGDGSALPSEAFETFKQILNENCVDLKWQKGDVLLLDNFTVQHARRPGKPPRTVLVSVCK; this is encoded by the exons atggagttTGTGGAAGGAacgatagaagaagagaagaaatttggGGGTTTAGTGTTCCCAAAGACACTGAATCCTCCAAAGAATGATGGTGACCAGGGTGTGGAGTATGGTTCCAGTGAGTTGATAGAGATGGTGAAAGCAAAAAGGGAGTGGCTGGAAGAGCTGCTGCAACGTCACTCGGCGATTTTGTTTAGGGGATTCCGAGTTGACTCTGCGGAAGAGTTTGGAAGAGTGGTGGAAGGATTCGGATGGGAAGAAATGGAGTACTGGGGAGTTGCTTCTCGTTTCAAGGTTGCTCATAGGGTTCACACCACCAATGAATCCCCTCCTGACAAATTCATCACCTTCCATCATGAAATGTCCCTG ATCAAGGACTGTCCTTCCAAGCTATTCTTTTTCTGTTCCCAACCACCACCGATAGGCGGCGAGACATCAATTGTACCAAGCTCCATTGTAGTAGAAAAGATGGAAGAGAAGTTGCCGGAATTTGTTGCCGACTTAATGGAAAAAGGTTGTGTATTTGGTCGAAGTCTTCCAAAAGGGAATGATACTAATATTATCAGCGGCAGATCTTGGAAATGGTTTCTACAAACAGAAGATCAAGATGAAGCCAAACAAAG GGCTACCGAAAGGCTACGTTCATGCTCCATCAACTTCAACAAGGATGGGAGTGCTGACCTTGTATTTGGTCCCCTAAATCCAATCCAGGAACTTGAAGGAAAGAGGGTTTGGTTCAATACCATCTTAGGTTACACTAGTAATGAAAAGGACATGAAAGTAAGCTTTGGGGATGGAAGTGCTCTTCCTTCTGAGGCATTTGAGACATTTAAACAGATTTTGAATGAGAATTGTGTAGATCTCAAGTGGCAAAAGGGAGATGTGTTGTTACTTGATAACTTCACTGTTCAACATGCTAGGCGTCCTGGGAAGCCACCACGAACTGTGTTAGTGTCTGTGTGTAAGTGA